GAGCGATGCGACCACCCGCGTCAACGCCTTCCAGAGCGGTGAGGTGGACGGTGGCTGGATGGTCCCCGCCGACGCCTACGACCAGCTCGGCTCGTCTACCGCCGGCAAGCTCTACTACGGCGTCAACAGCACCGTCGCCGAAGAGATCGTCAGCAACCTCGAGGGCCCGCTCGGTGACGCCGAGGTGCGCAAGGCCCTGCTCATGGCCATCGACCGCAAAGGCATCGTCAAGGCCGGCGTCGGCGGGGTCGGCGAGGTCGCCGATTCCCTCGTCACCGACAACATGTGGAACCAGGCGCCCGCGGCGAGCCGCGAGGCCATCGTCAAGGACGTGCCGCACTACCCGTACGACCCGGCGAAGGCCAAGGACATCGCGCAGAAGGCCGGGGTGATGGGGCAGCGGATCGTCATCGCGACCAGCCCGCTCGACTCGCAGACGACGATCGTCGCGCAGGCCGTCGAACAGGCCGCAAAGGCCATCGGCCTCGACCCCAGGATCGAGACGCTCTCCCCGGAGAAGTACTCCACCCTCTTCACCGACGCGGCCGCCCGCAAGGGCATCGACCTCTTCCTCACCTTCTGGTACACGTCGATCACCGATCCGCTGGATGCTTACGGCTCCCTGGAGACCGGCATGTTCGCCAACTACGGCGGCTGGACGAACAAGGAGTTCGACAAGGCGGTCCAGGACGCTGCGGGCACCTATGACCCCGCCGAGCGCGCCCAGGCCACCGCGAAGGCGCAGAAGGTCGCCCTGCGGGAACTGCCCTGGCTGCCCCTGTACACGCAGCCCACGAGCGTCTTCCTCGGCAACCGGATCACCGGCGTCCAGCCGTCCGTCGCCTACCTCTACTACCCGTGGGCGGCTGAGATCGGGGCCAAGAAGTGAGACGTACGCACACACGGGCGCTCGCGGTCGCGCGTCGCCTGGCCGGGATGGCGGCGACCTTGCTGGTCACTTCGTTCCTGGTGTTCTCCTCGCTGTACCTGGCGCCCGGCGACCCGGCGAGCTTCCTGGTCCGCGGCCGGAGCGCCGGCCCCGAGGAGCTCGCCCAGATCCGCCACAGGTACGGCTTCGACGAGCCCTTCTTCGTCCGGTACTGGGACTGGCTGGGCGGCGTACTGCACGGCGACTTCGGCCGCTCCTACGTCTTCCACCAGGACGTCAGCTCGGTCATCTGGTCGCGGCTGCCGACCACGCTGGTGCTGATCGCCGCCGCGGCCCTGCTGATCGCGGTGGTCGGTGTCGCGGCCGGCGTCGTCGGCGCGCTGCGCCGCGGCACGCGCACGGACTCGATGGTGATGCTGCTGGTGACGGTGGGGGCAGCAGCCCCCGCCTTCGTCGCCGCGCTGCTGCTCCGGTCGCTGTTCGGCGTGAAGCTGGGCTGGTTCCCGACCATCGGGAACGGCGAAGGCGTCCTCGACCGGCTGCACCACGTCGTGCTCCCGGCGATCGCCCTGTCCGTCACGTTCATGGCGATGGTCACGCGGGTGACCCGCTCGTCGATGCTGGAGGAAATGGGCCGTGAGCACGTCGAGGTCGCGGTGAGCCGCGGCACCCCGCAGTGGACCGTGATCCGGCGGCATGTGCTGCGCAACGCCCTGGGCCCGATCGTCACCGTCTCCGCGCTCCTCATCTCAGGGATGCTGGTGAGCACCTCGATCGTGGAGACCGCGTTCGGCATGTCGGGCGTGGGGTCGCTGCTGGTGACATCGGTCAACCAGATGGACTTCCAGGTGGTGCAGGCGATCGTGCTGCTCGTGGTGGCCGCGTTCGTCGTGGTCAACTTCCTGGTGGACCTGGTGCATCCGCTCATCGATCCGCGGGTCGCGGCAGCGGGGAGTGCGCGATGAGTGCCCCCACGGCGGGAATGATCCGCACCCCGATCGCCAAGTTGCGTAACCTGGGCGGCGGTTGGCTGCCAAACCTCTGTCTGGGCCTCCTCGTTCTGTTCGTGCTGGTCGCGGTGTTCGCGCCGTGGCTGGCACCGCAGGACCCGACGTACGGAGAGCTCGGTACGGGGCTCGTCGGCCCGAGCGCCGACCACTGGCTGGGCACCGACCAGGGCGGGCACGACACGTTCTCGGCCCTCGTCGAGGGAAGCCGTACGAGTCTGGTCGGGCCGCTGCTCGTGGTGCTGGTCTCGACCCTGGTCGGCATCGCCGTCGGGCTGTTCGCGGCGTGGCGGGGTGGCTGGGTCGACACCCTGCTCGGGCGGCTGCTCGACGTCGTCTTCGCCTTCCCCGCGCTGCTCGTCGCGATCCTCGCGGTGGCGGTCTTCGGCAAGGGGATGA
The Streptomyces sp. NBC_00234 DNA segment above includes these coding regions:
- a CDS encoding ABC transporter permease, whose product is MRRTHTRALAVARRLAGMAATLLVTSFLVFSSLYLAPGDPASFLVRGRSAGPEELAQIRHRYGFDEPFFVRYWDWLGGVLHGDFGRSYVFHQDVSSVIWSRLPTTLVLIAAAALLIAVVGVAAGVVGALRRGTRTDSMVMLLVTVGAAAPAFVAALLLRSLFGVKLGWFPTIGNGEGVLDRLHHVVLPAIALSVTFMAMVTRVTRSSMLEEMGREHVEVAVSRGTPQWTVIRRHVLRNALGPIVTVSALLISGMLVSTSIVETAFGMSGVGSLLVTSVNQMDFQVVQAIVLLVVAAFVVVNFLVDLVHPLIDPRVAAAGSAR
- a CDS encoding ABC transporter substrate-binding protein, yielding MRRAAGTLLAASAMLITSACSGTAHPDKDAGGSTSYKLTKQTPAAAGDIDSFTWSIYAEPSSLDYVYAYDYPPNQILANVCESLLRWNPDLTTSPNLASSYSNPTPTTWVYKIRPGVHFHDGTVLTADDVVASLRRHMDPEVGSAWENTFRNVKSIDTTGPLEVTVRLTKPDAVFNQEMATSSGTIESAATLAEAGLDYGSPKGGVNCTGPFSFGSWASGQSLTLKKFDGYWNTELKPKAGQVKFVFLSDATTRVNAFQSGEVDGGWMVPADAYDQLGSSTAGKLYYGVNSTVAEEIVSNLEGPLGDAEVRKALLMAIDRKGIVKAGVGGVGEVADSLVTDNMWNQAPAASREAIVKDVPHYPYDPAKAKDIAQKAGVMGQRIVIATSPLDSQTTIVAQAVEQAAKAIGLDPRIETLSPEKYSTLFTDAAARKGIDLFLTFWYTSITDPLDAYGSLETGMFANYGGWTNKEFDKAVQDAAGTYDPAERAQATAKAQKVALRELPWLPLYTQPTSVFLGNRITGVQPSVAYLYYPWAAEIGAKK
- a CDS encoding ABC transporter permease; this translates as MSAPTAGMIRTPIAKLRNLGGGWLPNLCLGLLVLFVLVAVFAPWLAPQDPTYGELGTGLVGPSADHWLGTDQGGHDTFSALVEGSRTSLVGPLLVVLVSTLVGIAVGLFAAWRGGWVDTLLGRLLDVVFAFPALLVAILAVAVFGKGMTAPVIAMSVAYMPYTARLVRSLALQEQARPYIAAYRVQGHSALYVGVRRLLPNIGPTVLAQSTVNFGYALLDLAALSFLGLGVQAPTPDWGAMINQSQAAVLQGRPLSAVVPALAVVVVVVAFNIVGETFGDRLAGRKS